From Tripterygium wilfordii isolate XIE 37 chromosome 13, ASM1340144v1, whole genome shotgun sequence, the proteins below share one genomic window:
- the LOC120012034 gene encoding uncharacterized protein LOC120012034: MSNTQNTDSGCFSAIMRRILCAGSLQTHPSDPIVESNPCKFDHANKDSKRDARILAPEPKRVVDTPALAPGVVARLMGLDSLPDSKWVPRERLPDSVTRSRSVNFMDYLLELDLGQSRHRRVRTSVSFREVPTSFQGVQQNQDFLVLYLGTVEETEEVGLRKEGKRDEEKRKNKENMRERVMMKKKKKENQVNNAKISALKNEPRRSFSNKHFPKHEKEINCRKLSGKRISKERSPVKSVYQKEKYMDSKKMLKKKKKKKENQAVECSSSASVVDHNFLSSIDEYLLLEMKPIDSIPKKKRPPTAANYDSPSPHPTQVLNTDHQQEAEYYGELMSELCRLIKEDLEESNWTAKKGFAFEGFEETCKELGQQILDQLVHHIVCELVLFYM; this comes from the exons ATGAGTAACACACAGAATACTGATTCCGGGTGTTTCTCAGCGATTATGCGTCGGATTCTATGCGCAGGCAGTCTACAGACACACCCATCAGACCCAATTGTAGAGTCAAACCCATGTAAGTTCGATCATGCAAACAAAGATTCGAAGAGAGATGCCAGAATTCTAGCTCCTGAGCCTAAGAGGGTGGTTGATACTCCAGCTCTAGCGCCAGGAGTGGTGGCAAGGCTGATGGGGTTAGATTCATTACCAGATTCGAAATGGGTCCCAAGAGAAAGACTTCCAGATTCAGTGACAAGAAGCAGGTCAGTGAATTTCATGGACTACTTATTGGAGCTCGACTTGGGTCAGTCAAGACATCGTCGTGTTCGGACGTCGGTGTCGTTTCGTGAGGTTCCGACGTCGTTTCAAGGTGTTCAACAAAATCAAGATTTCTTGGTTCTGTACCTGGGGACTGTGGAGGAAACAGAGGAAGTGGGTCTTCGAAAGGAGGGGAAGAGAGAtgaagagaaaaggaagaacaaGGAGAATATGCGAGAAAGAgtgatgatgaagaaaaagaagaaagaaaatcaagtAAATAACGCCAAAATCTCTGCATTGAAGAATGAACCGAGAAGGTCCTTCTCTAATaaacattttccaaagcatgaaaaggaGATTAATTGCAGAAAGTTATCGGGTAAAAGAATCTCGAAAGAAAGAAGTCCAGTGAAGTCTGTATATCAGAAAGAAAAGTATATGGATTCAAAAAagatgttgaagaagaagaagaagaagaaagaaaatcaggCAGTAGAATGTTCAAGTTCAGCTTCTGTGGTTGATCACAACTTTCTTTCCTCCATTGATGAATATCTTCTATTGG AGATGAAGCCAATTGATTCAATACCAAAGAAGAAAAGGCCTCCAACAGCAGCAAATTATGATTCCCCATCACCACATCCAACTCAAGTTTTGAACACTGATCATCAGCAAGAGGCAGAGTATTATGGAGAACTGATGAGCGAGCTCTGCCGATTGATAAAAGAAGATTTAGAAGAATCAAACTGGACTGCGAAAAAGGGGTTTGCATTTGAAGGTTTTGAAGAGACCTGCAAGGAGTTGGGGCAGCAAATTTTGGATCAATTAGTACACCATATAGTGTGcgaacttgttttattttacaTGTGA
- the LOC120012033 gene encoding omega-3 fatty acid desaturase, chloroplastic-like, giving the protein MASWVLSECGLKPLSQNFPRPRTGAVSNNHTKHRFLQLNRSSIDPSFSPIKLSSGCFRERNWGLRVSTPLRVAPLNEEDKREEIINGVNEAQEGEEAEFDPGAPPPFKLADIRAAIPKHCWVKDPWKSMSYVVRDVVVVFGLAAAAAYLNNWLVWPLYWFAQGTMFWALFVLGHDCGHGSFSNDPKLNSVAGHLLHSSILVPYHGWRISHRTHHQNHGHVENDESWHPLSEKIYKTLDNVTQFLRFKLPFPMFAYPFYLWNRSPGKTGSHFDPNSDLFVPNERKDVITSTICWTAMAALLVGLSFVMGPIQLLKLYGVPYWGFVMWLDLVTYLHHHGHEEKLPWYRGKEWSYLRGGLTTLDRDYGIINNIHHDIGTHVIHHLFPQIPHYHLIEATEAAKPVLGKYYKEPEKSAPLPFYLIGVLIRSLKKDHYVSDTGDVVYYQTDPKLTGLPKSQ; this is encoded by the exons ATGGCGAGTTGGGTCTTATCAGAATGTGGTCTAAAGCCTCTGTCTCAGAATTTCCCTAGACCCAGAACTGGTGCCGTCTCCAACAACCACACAAAGCACAGATTCTTGCAATTAAATAGGAGTTCGATAGATCCAAGTTTTTCTCCAATCAAATTATCTAGCGGGTGTTTCAGAGAGAGGAATTGGGGGTTAAGAGTGAGTACTCCATTGAGGGTCGCGCCTCTGAATGAGGAGGATAAGAGAGAAGAGATAATCAATGGGGTTAATGAAGCCCAAGAAGGAGAGGAAGCCGAGTTTGATCCTGGCGCGCCGCCGCCGTTCAAGCTTGCTGATATTAGAGCTGCCATACCTAAGCATTGTTGGGTTAAGGATCCTTGGAAGTCAATGAGCTATGTTGTTAGGGATGTTGTGGTGGTATTTGGGTTGGCTGCAGCCGCGGCTTATCTCAATAACTGGCTCGTCTGGCctctctattggtttgctcaggGGACAATGTTTTGGGCTCTGTTTGTTCTTGGTCATGACTG TGGCCATGGCAGTTTCTCAAACGATCCAAAACTAAACAGTGTGGCTGGGCATCTGCTGCATTCTTCAATCCTTGTGCCTTACCATGGATG GAGAATTAGTCATAGGACTCATCATCAAAACCATGGTCATGTCGAGAATGATGAATCATGGCACCCG TTGTCAGAGAAAATATACAAGACTTTGGATAATGTGACACAATTCTTGCGGTTTAAATTGCCTTTTCCAATGTTTGCATATCCTTTTTACCTT TGGAATAGAAGTCCTGGGAAGACTGGTTCTCATTTTGACCCAAATAGTGATTTGTTTGTCCCAAATGAGAGGAAAGATGTGATTACTTCCACCATTTGTTGGACTGCCATGGCTGCTTTGCTTGTGGGTTTATCCTTTGTGATGGGTCCAATTCAATTGCTTAAACTCTATGGCGTCCCATATTGG GGTTTTGTAATGTGGTTGGATTTGGTGACTTACTTGCATCACCACGGTCATGAAGAGAAACTTCCTTGGTACCGTGGAAAG GAATGGAGTTATCTAAGGGGAGGGCTTACGACACTTGATCGTGATTACGGGATAATTAATAACATCCACCATGACATTGGAACTCATGTCATACACCATCTCTTCCCTCAAATCCCACACTATCACTTAATTGAAGCA ACTGAGGCAGCAAAGCCGGTGCTCGGGAAATATTACAAAGAGCCAGAGAAGTCCGCACCTCTGCCTTTTTACTTAATTGGAGTTTTGATTAGAAGCTTGAAAAAGGATCACTATGTTAGCGACACTGGCGACGTTGTGTACTATCAGACTGACCCTAAGCTTACTGGCTTACCTAAATCACAATGA